Proteins from a genomic interval of Synechococcus sp. A15-28:
- the ndhI gene encoding NAD(P)H-quinone oxidoreductase subunit I — protein MFGFLKQVGDYTRDAVDAARNLAQGFSVTFDHMKRRPVTVQYPYEKLIPSERYRGRIHYEFDKCIACEVCVRVCPINLPVVDYVMNKATKKKELRNYSIDFGVCIFCGNCVEYCPTNCLSMTEEYELAAFDRHSLNYDNVALGRLPTSVTTDPSVQPLRELAYLPAGEIDPHGVANDRPRAGKLPSEVLETLAPPAKAAAKNEGQSSGDAKESDA, from the coding sequence ATGTTCGGATTTCTCAAACAGGTTGGTGATTACACGCGGGATGCCGTGGATGCCGCGCGCAACCTGGCCCAGGGTTTTTCGGTCACTTTTGACCACATGAAACGCCGTCCGGTGACGGTGCAGTACCCCTACGAAAAGCTGATCCCTTCGGAGCGGTACCGCGGCCGGATTCACTACGAGTTCGACAAATGCATCGCCTGTGAGGTTTGTGTTCGGGTCTGCCCGATCAACCTTCCGGTGGTCGATTACGTGATGAACAAGGCCACCAAGAAGAAGGAGCTGCGCAACTATTCCATCGATTTCGGTGTCTGCATCTTCTGCGGCAACTGTGTGGAGTACTGCCCCACCAACTGCCTTTCGATGACCGAGGAATACGAATTGGCGGCATTTGATCGTCACAGCCTCAACTACGACAACGTCGCTCTGGGCAGGCTGCCCACCAGCGTGACCACCGATCCTTCGGTGCAGCCCCTGCGTGAGCTCGCCTACCTTCCCGCCGGCGAGATCGATCCCCATGGTGTGGCGAATGATCGCCCCCGTGCTGGAAAGCTTCCCTCTGAGGTGCTGGAAACCCTGGCCCCTCCCGCGAAGGCTGCGGCCAAGAATGAGGGACAATCCAGCGGTGACGCCAAGGAGAGCGACGCATGA
- the nuoH gene encoding NADH-quinone oxidoreductase subunit NuoH, which produces MSPGLDLELSFSQALQGLGLSEQAARLLWLPLPMLLVLVAAVVGVLVSVWLERKISAAVQQRIGPEYAGALGVLQPLADGLKLLVKEDIIPARADSLLFTIGPVLVVIPVIISWLIIPFGQNLLISNVGVGIFLWIAFSSIQPIGLLMSGYASNNKYSLLGGLRAAAQSISYEIPLALAVLAIVMMSNSLSTVDIVGQQTGAGILSWNIWRQPVGFLIFWICALAECERLPFDLPEAEEELVAGYQTEYAGMKFALFYLAGYINLVLSAVLVSVLYLGGWGFPIPVEWLAGWLNQPIDAPVVQVITGSVGIVMTVLKAYLLVFVAILLRWTTPRVRIDQLLDLGWKFLLPLSLVNLLVTAALKLAFPVAFGG; this is translated from the coding sequence GTGAGTCCGGGACTGGACCTTGAACTGAGTTTCAGCCAGGCACTGCAGGGTCTGGGCCTGTCGGAACAGGCCGCAAGGCTGCTCTGGTTGCCCCTGCCGATGCTCCTGGTGCTGGTGGCCGCCGTGGTCGGCGTGCTGGTGTCGGTCTGGCTGGAGCGCAAGATCTCCGCGGCAGTGCAGCAGCGGATCGGACCTGAGTACGCCGGTGCCCTGGGGGTGCTTCAGCCACTGGCGGACGGCCTCAAGCTGTTGGTGAAGGAGGACATCATCCCGGCCCGTGCCGACAGCCTTCTGTTCACCATCGGTCCTGTGCTGGTGGTGATTCCGGTGATCATCTCCTGGCTGATCATTCCCTTCGGTCAGAACCTGCTGATCAGCAATGTCGGCGTCGGCATTTTTCTCTGGATCGCTTTCAGCAGCATTCAGCCCATCGGTCTGCTGATGAGTGGCTATGCGTCCAACAACAAGTATTCGTTGCTGGGAGGTCTGCGGGCTGCAGCCCAATCCATCAGCTACGAAATTCCCCTGGCGCTGGCGGTGCTGGCCATCGTGATGATGAGCAACTCCCTCAGCACGGTCGACATCGTCGGTCAGCAGACCGGCGCCGGCATCCTGAGCTGGAACATCTGGCGCCAACCCGTCGGGTTTCTGATCTTCTGGATCTGTGCGCTGGCGGAGTGCGAACGTCTGCCCTTCGACCTTCCTGAGGCCGAAGAGGAACTGGTGGCGGGTTATCAGACCGAATACGCCGGTATGAAGTTCGCCCTCTTCTATCTGGCGGGCTACATCAACCTGGTGCTGTCGGCGGTTCTGGTTTCCGTTCTCTATCTGGGGGGCTGGGGCTTCCCGATCCCCGTTGAATGGCTGGCGGGTTGGTTGAACCAGCCGATCGATGCCCCGGTCGTTCAGGTGATCACCGGTTCCGTCGGCATCGTGATGACGGTGCTGAAGGCCTATCTGCTGGTGTTTGTGGCCATCCTTCTGCGCTGGACCACCCCCCGGGTTCGCATTGACCAGCTGCTGGATCTTGGCTGGAAATTCTTGCTGCCCTTGTCCCTGGTCAACCTGCTGGTGACCGCTGCTCTCAAACTGGCGTTTCCTGTGGCCTTCGGCGGTTGA
- a CDS encoding AI-2E family transporter, giving the protein MNPWPAWLRLGLVLPLLGVNAFVLKRLLVQFAPFPGLFLTAALIAFLLDLPCRWLMGRGLSRIGSVSLVMLLTVGLLGLAAVELLPLLIDQLSQLTNASPALLAAAEAWINQGQSWALNHGLPAEFADLSSDLISQISRLATQFSQRLLSILGATVGTTINGLIILVLAVFLLLGGDSIAAGLLQWLPPRWRGLVGTTLDRTFRGYFAGQVVLALILSAGQLVVFTVLEIPYGVLFAVLIGFTTLIPYASALTIVFVSAVLGVQDPRTGIELLAAAIVVGQIVDQVIQPRLMGSIVGLQPAWLLIALPIGSRLGAILGVGDLLGLLLAVPVASCIKTLAEAARSGVTPPESPPVPAGP; this is encoded by the coding sequence ATGAACCCCTGGCCGGCCTGGCTGCGTCTCGGACTGGTGCTGCCGCTTCTGGGGGTGAATGCCTTTGTGCTCAAGCGGCTACTGGTGCAGTTCGCGCCGTTTCCCGGCCTGTTCCTCACGGCGGCCTTGATCGCCTTTCTGCTGGACCTGCCCTGTCGCTGGCTGATGGGCCGCGGTCTCTCCCGCATCGGTTCCGTCTCCCTGGTGATGCTGCTCACCGTGGGCCTGCTCGGGCTGGCGGCGGTGGAGCTGCTGCCGCTGCTTATTGACCAGCTCAGTCAGCTGACCAATGCCTCGCCCGCTTTGCTCGCTGCAGCGGAAGCCTGGATCAACCAGGGGCAATCCTGGGCTTTGAACCATGGTTTGCCAGCGGAGTTCGCTGATCTCAGCAGTGATCTGATCTCCCAGATCAGTCGACTGGCGACGCAGTTCAGCCAGCGGCTGCTCAGCATCCTCGGGGCCACGGTGGGCACCACGATCAATGGGCTGATCATCCTGGTGCTGGCGGTGTTTCTGCTGCTGGGCGGTGATTCGATCGCCGCGGGGCTGCTCCAGTGGCTGCCGCCCCGCTGGCGTGGCTTGGTGGGCACGACGCTGGATCGCACCTTCCGCGGCTACTTCGCAGGACAGGTGGTGTTGGCTCTGATCCTCAGCGCCGGACAACTGGTGGTGTTCACCGTGCTGGAGATTCCCTATGGCGTGTTGTTCGCCGTGCTGATCGGCTTCACCACCCTGATTCCCTACGCCAGTGCCCTGACCATCGTGTTCGTCAGCGCTGTGCTCGGTGTGCAGGATCCCCGCACCGGCATCGAGCTGCTGGCGGCGGCGATCGTGGTCGGCCAGATCGTGGATCAGGTGATCCAACCGCGGCTGATGGGCAGCATCGTTGGGCTGCAGCCGGCTTGGTTGTTGATCGCCTTGCCGATCGGCTCCCGGCTCGGAGCCATTCTCGGCGTGGGCGATCTGTTGGGTCTGCTGCTGGCGGTGCCTGTGGCCAGCTGCATCAAAACCCTCGCCGAGGCGGCGAGGAGCGGTGTCACGCCGCCGGAATCACCCCCCGTTCCTGCAGGGCCTTGA
- the hrcA gene encoding heat-inducible transcriptional repressor HrcA, which produces MKPLSPRQQQVLQATVNHYVDTMEPVGSRTLVQRFGIPASSATVRSAMGALEKRGLLTQPHTSAGRIPSALGYRHYVDDLLPEPGVAVQHLEREITGLSLRWAALDDLLQQLARRLTDFTGLMSLITRPQQPRAQLEAIRLVQSGDRLLVMLVEDSGLASHLNLRLPPGAGDELTAMERWTDQQLEEGTLNWQSLPPHLQRSGNVLRSALDHPSMSPETPLVVHGLSRLVAEPEFHTTTELRPLLELIDDQPCAVVSATDQPGVWIGEEHPQKALQACSVVQAPYRCGQEGVGQVALVGPMRMTYATAHAAVQRVARHLDLLLC; this is translated from the coding sequence ATGAAGCCTCTGTCCCCCAGGCAACAACAGGTGCTGCAGGCCACGGTCAACCACTACGTGGACACGATGGAACCGGTGGGCAGCCGCACGCTGGTGCAGCGCTTCGGCATTCCCGCCAGCTCCGCCACGGTTCGTTCAGCGATGGGGGCACTGGAAAAACGGGGTCTGCTGACTCAGCCCCACACCTCAGCCGGCCGCATCCCCAGCGCCCTTGGTTATCGCCATTACGTCGACGACCTGCTGCCGGAACCGGGGGTCGCCGTGCAGCACCTGGAACGGGAAATCACGGGCCTGAGCCTGCGCTGGGCGGCCCTGGATGACCTTCTCCAGCAACTGGCCCGTCGCTTGACCGACTTCACCGGGCTGATGAGTTTGATCACCCGCCCGCAGCAACCCCGAGCGCAGCTGGAGGCCATCCGTCTGGTGCAGAGCGGTGATCGTCTCCTGGTGATGCTGGTGGAGGACAGCGGCCTCGCCAGCCATCTCAACCTGCGGCTACCACCGGGAGCCGGCGATGAACTGACGGCCATGGAACGCTGGACCGATCAACAGCTGGAGGAAGGCACCCTCAACTGGCAATCCCTGCCACCCCATCTGCAACGCAGCGGCAACGTGCTGCGCAGTGCCCTCGACCACCCCTCCATGTCCCCCGAGACGCCCCTCGTGGTGCATGGGCTCTCCAGATTAGTGGCCGAACCGGAATTCCACACCACAACAGAGCTGCGACCACTGCTGGAGTTGATCGATGACCAGCCCTGTGCCGTGGTCAGTGCCACCGATCAACCGGGGGTCTGGATTGGGGAGGAACATCCCCAAAAGGCCCTGCAGGCCTGTTCAGTCGTCCAGGCCCCGTACCGCTGCGGCCAGGAAGGAGTGGGTCAGGTGGCCTTGGTGGGACCGATGCGGATGACCTATGCCACGGCCCACGCCGCCGTCCAGCGGGTGGCCCGCCACCTCGATCTGCTGCTCTGCTGA
- a CDS encoding rhodanese-like domain-containing protein, giving the protein MESTHPRPIQARDLHAWLQDDRPDPLLVDVREDAELELARFPAEVQHWPLSRSDAWLESVPQQLANDRPVVVICHAGVRSLHLGLWLLQQMPELEVWNLEGGIDAWSVHVDPSVPRY; this is encoded by the coding sequence ATGGAATCGACCCACCCACGCCCGATTCAAGCCCGGGATCTGCACGCCTGGCTCCAGGACGACCGCCCCGATCCCCTGCTGGTGGACGTGCGGGAGGACGCGGAACTGGAGCTGGCCCGCTTCCCCGCGGAGGTGCAGCACTGGCCTCTGAGCCGATCCGACGCCTGGCTGGAGTCCGTCCCCCAGCAGCTGGCGAATGACCGTCCTGTCGTGGTGATCTGCCATGCCGGTGTGCGCAGCCTCCATTTGGGTTTGTGGCTGCTGCAACAGATGCCTGAGCTGGAGGTGTGGAACCTTGAAGGGGGTATCGATGCCTGGAGCGTTCACGTGGATCCGTCGGTGCCCCGCTACTGA
- a CDS encoding translation initiation factor, with translation MPKGGWQEFSSADSLQRPAVTADSTPKAQQMVRVQPTRGGKGGKTVTVIRGLELDAAGFKALLKKLKTRIGSGGTAKDGVIELQGDQVDLALDLLAKEGYRPKRAGG, from the coding sequence ATGCCGAAGGGCGGCTGGCAGGAATTCAGCAGCGCTGACAGCCTCCAGCGCCCAGCTGTCACGGCAGACAGCACACCAAAGGCGCAGCAGATGGTGCGGGTGCAACCCACCCGCGGTGGCAAGGGCGGCAAGACCGTGACCGTGATCCGTGGGCTTGAACTCGACGCCGCCGGGTTCAAGGCCCTGCTCAAGAAACTGAAAACAAGGATCGGCAGCGGCGGCACCGCCAAGGACGGTGTGATCGAGCTGCAGGGGGATCAGGTGGACCTGGCCCTGGACCTGCTGGCCAAGGAGGGCTATCGACCGAAGCGAGCCGGTGGTTAG
- the purE gene encoding 5-(carboxyamino)imidazole ribonucleotide mutase: MTTVLPRVAVVMGSDSDLPTMEPAAAILRELGVEVEVRVLSAHRTPLEMVAFAQAARAEGFGVIVAGAGGAAHLPGMVAALTTLPVIGVPVQSRALSGVDSLHSIVQMPGGIPVATMAIGGGLNAGLLAAQILSVADEALAARLADYRRRLHDAVAAKDARLLDLGSTAYLDGMSTP; the protein is encoded by the coding sequence GTGACGACAGTTCTCCCCCGCGTGGCCGTGGTGATGGGCAGTGATTCCGACCTGCCGACCATGGAACCGGCCGCGGCCATCCTGCGGGAGCTGGGGGTTGAGGTGGAGGTGCGGGTGTTGTCCGCCCACCGCACGCCCCTGGAGATGGTGGCGTTTGCTCAAGCGGCCCGTGCTGAGGGTTTCGGTGTGATCGTGGCCGGCGCCGGTGGTGCGGCCCATCTTCCGGGGATGGTGGCGGCCCTCACCACCCTGCCGGTGATCGGAGTCCCTGTGCAAAGCCGAGCCCTGTCCGGGGTGGATTCGCTCCATTCGATTGTGCAGATGCCGGGAGGCATTCCTGTGGCCACCATGGCCATCGGCGGCGGCCTCAATGCCGGATTGCTGGCTGCACAGATCCTGTCGGTGGCGGACGAGGCCCTGGCGGCTCGACTGGCGGACTATCGCCGCAGGTTGCACGATGCAGTGGCGGCCAAGGATGCCCGTCTGCTGGATCTCGGCAGCACGGCCTATCTCGACGGCATGTCGACCCCCTGA
- a CDS encoding citrate synthase encodes MAQQQSGDLRHARTGIELRPGLDGVPATQSAICDIDGEQGLLTYRGYPIQDLAANSSFLETAFLLILGELPSRDQLAEFEHAVQMHRRVSFRVRDMMKCFPASGHPMDALQSSAASLGLFYSRRAIDDPQYVYDAVVRLIAKIPTMVAAFQLIRKGQDPIQPRDDLAYSANFLYMLTEREPDPMAARIFDRCLMLHAEHSLNASTFSARVTASTLTDPYAVVASAVGTLAGPLHGGANEDVLAMLEEVGAPEKAGAFLDEAIAAKSKIMGFGHREYKVKDPRAVILQAFVEDMFARFGHDDLYDVAVAIEREAESRLGPKGIYPNVDFYSGLVYRKLGIPRDLFTPVFAIARVAGWLAHWREQLGANRIFRPSQIYSGSQPRAWMPMDERASASAA; translated from the coding sequence GTGGCTCAGCAGCAGTCAGGGGACCTGCGCCATGCGCGGACAGGCATCGAACTCCGACCCGGTCTGGACGGTGTACCGGCCACCCAGTCCGCCATCTGTGACATCGATGGCGAGCAGGGCCTGCTGACCTACCGCGGCTACCCGATTCAGGACCTGGCGGCGAACAGCAGCTTCCTGGAAACCGCCTTTCTGTTGATCTTGGGGGAACTGCCAAGCCGCGATCAACTGGCGGAGTTCGAACACGCTGTGCAGATGCACCGACGGGTGAGCTTCCGGGTGCGGGACATGATGAAGTGCTTCCCCGCCAGTGGGCATCCGATGGATGCCCTGCAATCCAGCGCAGCATCCCTGGGGTTGTTCTATTCCCGTCGCGCCATCGACGACCCCCAGTACGTCTACGACGCGGTGGTGCGGCTGATCGCCAAGATTCCCACGATGGTTGCGGCCTTTCAGCTGATTCGAAAGGGCCAGGATCCGATTCAGCCCCGCGACGATCTGGCCTATTCCGCAAATTTCCTCTACATGCTCACTGAGCGTGAGCCGGACCCCATGGCGGCCCGCATCTTCGACCGTTGCCTGATGCTCCATGCCGAGCACAGCCTCAACGCCAGTACGTTCAGCGCCCGCGTCACCGCCAGCACCCTCACCGATCCCTACGCCGTGGTGGCTTCCGCGGTGGGCACCCTGGCTGGGCCCCTGCACGGTGGGGCAAACGAGGACGTTCTGGCGATGCTGGAGGAGGTCGGAGCCCCCGAAAAAGCTGGCGCCTTCCTCGATGAGGCCATAGCCGCCAAAAGCAAGATCATGGGTTTCGGCCACCGGGAATACAAGGTGAAGGATCCCCGGGCAGTGATTCTTCAGGCCTTTGTGGAAGACATGTTCGCCCGCTTTGGCCACGACGACCTTTACGACGTGGCGGTGGCCATCGAGCGGGAGGCGGAGTCCCGGCTGGGGCCCAAGGGGATCTACCCCAACGTCGACTTCTACTCCGGGCTTGTGTACCGCAAGCTGGGCATCCCCAGGGATCTGTTCACGCCGGTCTTCGCCATCGCTCGGGTCGCCGGTTGGTTGGCCCACTGGCGTGAACAGCTCGGGGCCAACCGCATTTTTCGCCCATCGCAGATCTATTCGGGGTCCCAGCCACGCGCGTGGATGCCCATGGACGAGCGAGCATCCGCTTCGGCCGCTTAA
- the cysC gene encoding adenylyl-sulfate kinase, which translates to MTASPTYGELTNQGASTNIAWHQASVDRAARAEQRGHRSAILWFTGLSGSGKSTLANAVNAALFQRGLATYVLDGDNVRHGLCKDLGFSDADREENIRRIGELAKLFLDSGVIVLTAFVSPFRADRDKARALVEDGDFIEIHCAADLEVCESRDPKGLYAKARAGQIKEFTGISSPYEAPEAAELKIDTGSQELAESVELVIKALQERGVIPAA; encoded by the coding sequence ATGACCGCCAGCCCCACCTACGGAGAGCTCACCAACCAGGGGGCGTCCACCAACATCGCCTGGCATCAGGCTTCGGTGGATCGGGCGGCACGGGCTGAGCAACGCGGTCATCGCAGCGCCATCCTCTGGTTCACCGGACTTTCCGGCTCCGGCAAGAGCACCCTGGCCAATGCCGTCAACGCCGCCCTGTTCCAACGGGGCCTGGCGACCTACGTGCTGGATGGCGACAACGTCCGCCACGGCCTCTGCAAGGACCTGGGCTTTTCCGATGCCGACCGCGAAGAGAACATCCGTCGCATCGGCGAGTTGGCCAAATTGTTCCTGGACTCCGGCGTCATCGTGCTGACGGCCTTTGTGTCCCCCTTCCGCGCGGACCGGGACAAAGCCCGCGCCCTGGTGGAGGACGGTGATTTCATCGAAATCCACTGCGCGGCGGATCTGGAGGTCTGCGAATCCCGCGATCCCAAGGGTCTCTATGCCAAGGCCCGTGCCGGCCAGATCAAGGAGTTCACCGGCATCTCCAGCCCCTACGAAGCACCGGAGGCCGCAGAACTGAAGATCGACACCGGCAGCCAGGAGCTGGCCGAATCGGTCGAACTGGTGATCAAGGCCCTGCAGGAACGGGGGGTGATTCCGGCGGCGTGA
- a CDS encoding histidine phosphatase family protein, which produces MPDSSLDELVLLRHGIAVARVEGRDAADRPLTQRGRRRTQAVMEALVAGGLRMDRLVTSPYVRALETAQIALQAGLAPVLDSDDRLCPGGLVAALLDDHSGSIALVGHEPDLGLLACDLLRLPPGSLRIRKAGLVQLRSRPGGWSLEALLRPGLLQGTRGI; this is translated from the coding sequence ATGCCCGACTCGAGCTTGGATGAGCTGGTGCTGCTGCGCCACGGCATCGCCGTGGCGCGAGTGGAGGGGCGCGATGCCGCTGACCGGCCGCTGACGCAGAGGGGGCGCCGCCGCACCCAGGCGGTGATGGAGGCTCTGGTGGCAGGTGGTTTACGAATGGATCGACTGGTGACCAGTCCCTACGTCCGTGCCCTGGAGACCGCACAGATCGCGCTGCAGGCCGGTCTGGCCCCCGTGCTGGACAGCGACGACCGGCTCTGCCCCGGCGGACTGGTCGCTGCGTTGCTCGACGACCACAGTGGCTCCATTGCCCTGGTGGGTCATGAACCGGACCTGGGCTTGTTGGCCTGCGACCTTCTGAGGCTGCCGCCCGGATCCCTGCGGATTCGAAAGGCCGGTCTGGTGCAGCTGCGATCCAGACCTGGGGGCTGGTCGCTCGAGGCCCTGCTGCGGCCCGGACTGCTGCAGGGCACCAGGGGAATCTGA
- a CDS encoding DUF3352 domain-containing protein: MQARSFLTALAAAVLSLVLVTTGLLWGLERRSPLHLVDQPLHLPRAARFVPRNAALSLHWLADTARLPAYAQAVAPPRQRRAARDGMRQWRDGAFALAGLDFDAELAGWVGPELSLTLLDASDTPGWVLALTSSDSDGARRFLQRFWQTRSLAGTDLQISSYRGMGLISGRGALVGREPQPLASALIDEDLVLLASGRGVLERVLDVSQLQQQHQLGDEQLGREMAELDHGVALLTASPEALRRWFDLPTALSGLEGMVAALQAENADLLMEGRLRWQETIEAEPWPVQRDLVSGSGGRASLMAQLQNPHRLLDPDEGHPLAQWLGPVLKQRLAQQPAALAVLELDEGPLLWQQQDEGWLLASGHDEPDLSAVDDQLKAQGLAQSDLSGDGESIQVWTRLTRQRGRSAGVEASLALARSTDNDRDWWAETLPALTQRQDVRALEPRLHQWRNLSRLQSAPVQSLMLASTPARAVLAQWQPWSLLQAMAGQTLQSRIQGLSLSLEADRQDEGSSVLPLHARLELG, from the coding sequence ATGCAGGCCCGCTCCTTTCTGACGGCTCTGGCCGCCGCCGTGCTCTCCCTGGTGCTGGTGACCACCGGCCTGCTCTGGGGGTTGGAACGGCGCAGTCCGCTCCATCTGGTGGACCAACCGTTGCACCTGCCACGGGCGGCCCGTTTCGTCCCCCGCAATGCGGCCCTGTCGCTGCATTGGCTGGCTGACACTGCGCGTCTGCCGGCCTATGCCCAGGCGGTGGCACCTCCGCGTCAGCGGCGGGCGGCACGGGATGGAATGCGTCAGTGGCGTGATGGTGCCTTCGCGCTGGCGGGGCTCGACTTCGACGCTGAACTCGCTGGCTGGGTGGGGCCGGAACTCAGCCTCACCCTTCTGGATGCCAGCGATACGCCGGGTTGGGTGCTGGCGTTGACGAGCAGCGACAGCGATGGCGCCCGCCGTTTTCTGCAACGCTTCTGGCAGACCCGCAGCCTGGCGGGCACCGATCTGCAGATCAGCAGCTATCGGGGCATGGGACTGATCAGCGGCCGTGGTGCCCTGGTGGGTCGGGAACCGCAGCCTCTGGCGTCGGCCCTGATTGACGAAGACCTGGTGCTGTTGGCCTCCGGGCGGGGGGTGCTGGAGCGGGTTCTGGATGTCTCTCAGCTTCAGCAGCAGCATCAGCTCGGCGATGAGCAGCTGGGGCGGGAGATGGCTGAGCTGGACCATGGGGTGGCCCTGCTGACGGCCTCCCCCGAGGCGTTGCGGCGCTGGTTCGACCTGCCTACGGCCCTGAGTGGACTTGAGGGGATGGTGGCGGCCCTGCAGGCGGAGAACGCCGATCTGCTGATGGAGGGTCGCCTGCGTTGGCAGGAGACGATCGAGGCCGAACCCTGGCCTGTTCAGCGGGATCTTGTGAGTGGTTCCGGTGGTCGCGCCAGCCTGATGGCCCAGCTGCAGAACCCACACCGCCTGCTCGACCCGGATGAAGGTCACCCTCTGGCGCAGTGGCTCGGGCCTGTGCTCAAGCAGCGACTTGCTCAGCAGCCGGCGGCCCTGGCCGTGCTGGAGCTGGATGAGGGCCCCCTGCTGTGGCAGCAACAAGACGAGGGCTGGCTGTTGGCCAGCGGCCATGACGAACCGGATCTGTCGGCGGTGGATGACCAGCTCAAGGCCCAGGGGCTGGCCCAGTCCGATCTGAGCGGTGATGGCGAATCGATTCAGGTGTGGACACGGCTGACGCGGCAACGGGGCCGCAGTGCCGGCGTGGAAGCCAGCCTGGCGCTGGCGCGATCAACGGATAACGATCGCGATTGGTGGGCAGAGACCCTGCCGGCCTTGACGCAACGGCAGGACGTTCGGGCTCTCGAGCCACGCCTGCACCAGTGGCGCAACCTCAGTCGTCTCCAGTCCGCTCCGGTCCAGTCCCTGATGCTGGCCTCAACGCCAGCCCGCGCTGTTCTGGCGCAATGGCAGCCCTGGTCCCTGTTGCAGGCCATGGCAGGACAGACCTTGCAGTCACGGATTCAGGGGCTCAGCCTGAGCCTGGAGGCGGATCGTCAGGATGAGGGGAGCTCTGTTCTCCCCCTGCATGCCCGACTCGAGCTTGGATGA
- the trpB gene encoding tryptophan synthase subunit beta — MTSTLPTASTPDPASLQPSVRPGAHGRFGRFGGQYVPETLMPALAELEQAAAQAWNDPAFTAELNQLLKNYVGRATPLYEAERLTAHYRRADGGPRIWLKREDLNHTGAHKINNALGQALLALRMGKKRIIAETGAGQHGVATATVCARFGLECVIYMGAEDMRRQALNVFRMRLLGATVQPVTAGTATLKDATSEAIRDWVTNVETTHYILGSVAGPHPYPMLVRDFHAVIGQEARQQCREAFGRLPDVLMACVGGGSNAMGLFHPFVECTNVRLIGVEAAGDGVATGRHAATITEGRAGVLHGAMSLLLQDNDGQVQEAHSISAGLDYPGVGPEHSYLREIGRAEYGAVTDQQALDALRLVSELEGIIPALETAHAFAWLETLCPTLPEGSEIVINCSGRGDKDVNTVAEKLGDQL, encoded by the coding sequence GTGACCAGCACCCTGCCGACCGCCAGCACGCCGGATCCCGCCAGCCTGCAGCCTTCCGTGCGTCCTGGAGCCCACGGTCGCTTCGGTCGTTTCGGTGGCCAGTACGTTCCGGAAACCCTGATGCCGGCTCTGGCGGAGCTGGAGCAGGCCGCGGCCCAGGCCTGGAACGATCCCGCCTTCACCGCAGAACTCAACCAGCTGCTCAAGAACTACGTCGGCCGGGCCACACCGCTTTACGAAGCTGAACGGCTGACGGCCCACTACCGCCGCGCCGATGGTGGCCCCCGCATCTGGCTCAAGCGTGAGGACCTGAATCACACCGGCGCCCACAAGATCAACAACGCCCTCGGCCAGGCGCTGTTGGCCCTGCGCATGGGCAAGAAGCGGATCATCGCCGAGACCGGTGCCGGCCAGCACGGTGTGGCGACGGCCACCGTCTGCGCCCGCTTCGGTCTGGAGTGTGTGATCTACATGGGCGCCGAAGACATGCGGCGCCAGGCCCTGAATGTGTTCCGGATGCGCCTGCTGGGGGCCACGGTTCAACCGGTCACGGCCGGGACCGCCACCCTGAAGGACGCCACCAGCGAAGCGATCCGCGACTGGGTCACCAACGTCGAGACAACCCACTACATCCTGGGATCCGTCGCCGGCCCCCATCCCTACCCGATGCTGGTGCGGGATTTTCATGCCGTGATCGGTCAGGAAGCCCGTCAGCAGTGCCGTGAGGCTTTCGGTCGCCTGCCGGATGTGCTGATGGCCTGCGTGGGCGGTGGCTCCAATGCCATGGGGCTGTTCCACCCCTTTGTGGAGTGCACCAATGTGCGTTTGATCGGTGTCGAAGCCGCTGGTGATGGCGTCGCCACCGGTCGCCATGCCGCCACCATCACCGAAGGTCGTGCCGGGGTGCTCCATGGCGCCATGAGCCTGCTGCTGCAGGACAACGACGGACAGGTGCAGGAAGCCCATTCGATCAGCGCCGGTCTCGATTACCCGGGTGTGGGCCCTGAGCACAGCTACCTGCGCGAGATCGGACGGGCTGAGTACGGCGCCGTCACCGATCAGCAGGCCCTCGATGCCCTGCGCCTGGTGAGTGAGCTGGAGGGGATCATTCCGGCCCTGGAGACCGCCCATGCCTTCGCCTGGCTGGAGACCCTCTGCCCCACGCTGCCTGAGGGCAGCGAGATCGTGATCAACTGCTCCGGTCGCGGCGACAAGGACGTCAACACCGTGGCTGAAAAGCTGGGTGATCAGCTCTGA